The Haematobia irritans isolate KBUSLIRL chromosome 1, ASM5000362v1, whole genome shotgun sequence DNA segment ctataattatcaaattcgtaacactgcctcccgcttaagcctgttcgtcccgaacaggcacagaacctgttccgtaaggagccaatcgttccagatgtacaactttcatctttgatctagggctgtcgtccttctgaatccggtatacaacatcattgatcttcttgatgactttgtatgggccttcccactgtgtttgcagtttgggACAcagtcctttctttcgttgcgggttaaatagcagaaccaattcttcttcttggaagccctcagtatttacagcacgatcgtatctcgccttcattctgttgctgaccatttttattttgttgcgcactgattcgtgaacttctccgaaagtgtttgggatgtcgtttctgttttcttccatggcgagctcataaggtttagcgccgaatatcagatctccaggcaactttaactcagttccgaatagaacattggcaggtgttcgagaggtggaatcatgaatggcagatctatacgacagcaaaaactttggtatatgctcgtcccagtccctctggccgttgtccactacttttcgaagatgttcctccagagtgcgattaaacctttctaccatgccatcggattgtggatgtaatggtgtagtcctcgttttcttgataccaagggattcacacatctctttgaatatggccgattcaaaatttcttccctggtctgagtgaatctcggacggcacaccgtagcgacatatccagtttttgttgacaacatccacaatcgtttttgcttcttggtttggaattgcatacacctccggccatttgctgaagtaatccatgaccacaaggacataacggtttccagaatcacttactgggaaagggcctgccacgtccattgctattctttcaaacggggctcctggtctatattcttgcataggacctcgacttttccttgttggacctttcgccttcatgcacttctcgcaattggctacccattcagcaattgatttctggcatccaacccagtagaatcgttgcttcactttctcggcggttttggttattcccagatgacctccactgggaccattatggaactccgccaaaacatctcttattttggaatctggaacgatgatcaaatttcggctgctcttgccatcttcgctttcccatttacgttgcagggatccattgactagaactaaactatcccattgagcccagtatgatttcataagtggactttcggctgcgatgtctttcttactgggcttcttgttctcttcctttgccgaaataattttgttcaaaatgggatctttacgctgttctgttggccagtccactccagattcgacgtgtaacagccgaatatcaacaatctcctccttgtgttcagccttcgagcagtgcttgcattctatactgcaaggtcgacgtgacaaagcgtcagcgttaccgtgttttccaccttttctatgctcgacactgaaatcatagctttggagcctctcgatccaacgtgccagttgagcttccggattcttgaattggagcaaccatcgaagagctgagtgatcagtcctgagcaagaagtgttgtccatacaaatatttatgataatgttttacactccctatgacggctagcagctctcgtcgcgttacacagtagttcttttcgggcttggacaacgttcggctgaaatatccgatgaccttctccttgccgtctatctgttgggatagcacacctccaataccatgcgcgctagcatctgtatccaaaacaaatttttctcccaattttctagaattttcttccatttttctagaattttcttccatttttctagaattttcttccatcattttgctcaaagcattgagcattgatgtgtaatccacaacattcgaagccacagatggagtttctacagtgcttgtattgacgagtattgattcatcaatgtcttccttataatcaaactcatgcgtcgcaatgtccatattacgccgttcaaactcttccagtagacgcttttgaagctgggccttattgcctgttgtcggcagctccagtttgctcaattccttttttaagtcttccactcgaagctcattaaacttcattgtagatttttttttcgttatcccacttctgacaccaattgttacgtttttatatttaggcgtttttaattacccgacaattaaaacacagttcttttaaataacgacaatctacaatttatttactatgacttcacactttacaattcgttcacactgaagttattcgtttgacgctttaattaagactgactcgttagcagcatgcgagcgcttttatatatgacggtgtggcaatacgagaacattctggtagcactacaatattctggcaacgccagaacattcttagacaatgctagaaggatctacgaccattaagtcattcatctggtggctgctaaacacatacacactcacatagatatacgctcgcattactacaagaacaaaaacaatgacaatatacaatgagatgaaatgagaatgcaaaataacaaagcaaaggggttgttatcaaagagagtgagaacttacatgaaaataagcaaacaaaagaacataaaagaaattcaggaaagtgctagaaaatgaatagatgattccaacaagttataacgaaattttatcgttacaatttgaaatttaaattaatggaaactaatttaaataaacttaaatctataattatcaaattcgtaacaatatgtttacaaacagctgttaaatcctcaaatctacgaaatctcgttattttgccagtccgagcacttgagatttgtaaagagattttggttctaaatagcgagatttcgtgcctagtgtgaacgtagtattagaatttagattttttgccaaaaaagtGGGTCCGCCAGACCATAGTGCGGTGGCCTTACGGTATATACACCGAGAGGATCAAACATGATTCAAAagcaaaatcaatttttggacGAGGAACgtgttacattttttttggaaaaaaattgttttcttgaaaattatgtatctgacttCGGCAACCATTTGTTccaacaaaaatgttccatattaatcgttaaaaaataacattttgcacttgaaacatgtttgtggtGATAATActccttctctgagtgtagaTTTCTCTATTCGGCGACGGGCAATTATTCACTGTAAATCGCAATTAAGATTATCCGAATGgttatgagattagttgtacaaccaatcttacaatcaaagtaacatttcattcatatcttctgagcagagaatgaagccgccgagtcgcgccgccgatttcagtcgccgccgacgaTTTGTgaacagtcgacgccgccgccgaatatgtcgacttatctcgactcaaatttagccgccaattaatcaaaaatatcgatttaaatcagaaaaaattttgaaccttccacccacaatcaatcaattttacGCTGCTATAAtaactttgcaaaaaaatttgctcagaaaatttgaattcaatgtaaatttgattgtaagattggttgtacaactaatctcattaccattcgaataacttcaaattgattttataatggataattgtccaccgccgaatgcacaaatttatatcggcttagccgttaagccgccgccgccgaagGCAACCACCAGTTTTGCCAGtcgaagccgccgccgaataggtCGACTCATGTCGAATCAAAATTAGCCGGCAATTAaccaaatcagaaaaatttattactaatttttgtattttttgtcaaaatgttaaacttCCCACCAAAAACCCGTCAGTCTCatgttgctataataattttgcaaaaatgtagctcagaaaatttgaatgaaatgtaaacatgattgtaagattggcctCCAAATGGCCGAAAAATCCATCACACGCTGCTGTATTTTGACTGGCTAAGAGCCGCCTAGAGATTATCGACActgaacagtgaacccaccaggaagaaaactatcggtttattttagaaaattttgcatattttcagaaaattttaactaaacagtattacaaacactgGCATCACgctaatatcacaaaaataagttaatatttttcgaaaaatccaagaaaattttgtagtttgaaagaaaaaattggagttcaaacttgcaagaatgtctttagtgacatacgaagttcatgattaaCGCATTTCTAGTAAAATGTATAAGTTTAAAGAATTATGAACTATGCTATgagaaatgcaaattttgtaaatctttatgcttaatttatgtatattttttccgatttttagttaatttaactaacgtacgcaaaaaattattagagtaaaggaaactttctccaaacataataattccatgaactaaaataaagtttaattggccttagtgaaatagagagtgtaTTGAGTGTATTGTTTAATGCcaacccacacagaaaaaatgtttgttccgATTTAATCACTTGATCCagctaatttttgaattgaaattacttcaatcataaaaatggtaacatcacacaattaattagaaataaaaaaataaaatatagaaactaATTActtttcgaataattttttgttccaaatgcgaattttttttgtttaattaaaatgtaaatttattttacattttttcaatgtaattaatttaatttaatttaatttattatttatataataagTTAACTAAAACCGTAAGATTTAGTTAacttattaacaggttggctgataagtccccggtctaacaaagaaaaacacatttttttttgtcaaaattcgtttttattattcaacatagttcccttcaagagcgatacaacgattataacgaccttccaattttttgataccattttggtagtactccttcggttttgcctcaaaataagcctcagtttcggcgagcaCCTCTTCATTGCCGCCAAATTTTTCCCCAGCGAGCATCCTattgaggtctgagaaaaagaaaaagtcgctggggccagatctggagaatacggtgggtggggaagcaattcgaagcccaattcatgaatctttgccatcgttctcattgacttgtggcacggtgcgttgtcttggtggaacaacacttttttctcttcaattggggccgttttgccgcgatttcgaccttcaaacgctccaataacgccatataatagtcactgttgatggtttttcccttctcaagataatcgataaaaattattccatgcgcatcccaaaaacagaggccattactttgccagcggacttttgagtctttccacgcttcggagacggttcaccggtcgctgtccactcagcggactgccgattggactcaggagtgtagtgatggagccatgtttcatccttggtcacatatcgacgagttaacagctgcaaacaccgctcagaatcataaacacgttgttgtttttggtcaaatgtgagctcgcgcggcacccattttgcacagagcttccgcatatccaaatattgatgaatgatatgaccaacgcgttcctttgatatctttaaggcctttgctatctcgatcaacttgattttacggtcattcaaaatcattttgtggattttttcgggcgtccactgcgttcaccgtcctccgtgctcatttcaccacgcttgaattttgcataccaatccattattgttgatttccctggggcagagtccggaaactcattatcaagccatgtttttgcttccaccgtagtttttccccttcagaaaacagtattttatcaaaacacgaaattcatttttttccattttttttcacaataacaaaagttgcttcacaaaagacgctctatctcacaaactaattgacttacagacgtaaaattttgacacgaatgatttgaaggttggtactatataaaattaatactcatttaattctagcgacgccatctatgcgtCAGATCGGGGacctatcagccaacctgttagatagAATTATGTGTCATATTAGAAAGGATTCGGTTAATTCTTCGGGAGGGCTATTTAAGATTCATTCCTCATGTAGATGACCCAAAATCtaatctcaattaaaaaaaaaatgtgttttctattTTCCAGATCTTATGCAAGAGTTCCGACAAGTGACCGCAAATCATCAATGAAACCCTCACCATGTTATTGCCACAACAACATTCCAATGTCAATCTAATATCGATAATAGAATCTAATAATTCCGGTTTGGAAGTAAaaccaatttttaagaaaatgccaCAACATAATCCCATCAATAAACTGCTGAGTACTGCAGCAACTGGAAATGGTGTTATTGGTGATGTGGATGCCCTACTTACACCAATTGCCAAACAGGATCTTTTAAATCCAAACGGTAGCAACTCGTTCAAGGAGCGAAATGAACGAAATCTTTGGCGCAATGATGAAGTCATGGAAATGCTATTCATCATGCAACAGATCAATGCACTGGACAAACTCAATGATAAAACGGTGAAAAGTGAAAATGTCTTCAAGGATGTTGAAATAATAATGCACAAAAACGGTTTCGTTAAGAAATCACATGTCCAAATATGGACAAAGTGGAAATTTCTGAAAAGTACCTACATGACATCACGACGCAATGGTGTCATACCGCGAATGATACCCCAAGAAATCTATAATATTCTACATCAAATGATTTCCAATTATTATCAAGGATTAAATGAGAGTGGCAATTCCACAACGGGGTCTATGGATGGGGACAGTAGCTCTCATGCTGCTGTAACGGGTAATATGAGTACTAGTGGTAGAGAAGATACAGATAATAATTCCACAGCAGTAGCTAAATTGGAATTAAGTGATAGCAAACTACCACTGGAAGTCCAAATGAGTTTGGTGAAAAATGAACCCAGTGATACAGGTAAGTGGAAATCTTAATTTACGACTCCCTCTAGTTACCTTTGCTCTCTTCTTTTAGGATATGATGCTATAGAGAATAAAGTGGAAGTATCCAACAAACAGATTCCAAATGAAATGCTAGAAAAATCTACGCCCATAAATAAACAAAGTAATGTCCAGGGCAAGCAGCCTAAGAAAACTTTAGAAATACCCTATCGTGGCCGTGGAAGGCCACCCAAGAATCTTTCTATGGTGAGCTCAACTCCAAATGGTCGTCAACCATCACCGGCCACAACTCGTCTGAGTGTACAAATGCCTCCATTACGTGTAGCTCCATTCGCCAGCAAAACAGCTAATACTACAAATGCTTTGGCCGCTAGTagaccaccaccaccacttaCTATGCCTCCAACATCACGTCCCATAAGGATTGCCAATTTGTCTGCACTAAATGATCCCCTAATGAAGAATTGTGCCGCTGCAAAATTCTCTCAACCGAAACTAATGCCAAAACCCACAGCACCcccgcagcaacaacaacaacaacaagtaaaTGTTAATACATCGCACTCTATGCGCTTACCCAAAGATGTACAATCAAATCGGCAATCCTCCACGCCTTCTCCCAGTTATCCGAAACTAAAACAAGTTCCAATGCGTAAGACTCCATACTCATTGCGGCCCGATCGAGTAATACCCGATTTAGATGAGTCTTTCTCACCTCCTAATACTCCCAATAGATATGAAGATGTGCCATCCACTAGTGGCCATATGTTTCTACAAGAGAATGGAAACATTTACCAAAATGGAATTAATCGAAAACGAAGGCTTGATtggccaccaccaccaccgaaCCAGGGCGTTCCAacgaaattaagaaaaataccAAGCGATTATGTGGGGGACCCTACACCACCGCCAATGGCTACAAAACACACCCACAAATCGGATATTGGTTATGGAAAACTTCTACAAAGTGTCATAGTCGATTTTAGTACCACTCTGCGAAAAGTCCAAACGCAAATGATGAAGGAGTTCTTTAATAAACAACAAGAATTAATGCAACGAGAACATGAATTCCAAATGCAACAGGATCGTTTAATTATGGAGacatttcaaattcagacttttGAAATTATGAGATCTGTAAAGGAACTGGTGGAAAACGTGACAGTCCAAAGGAGAGAGGAAGAAAACAAAGAGGCTAATATGGAAGGAACCCCCCAAGGATATCATAAAGACAGAAGAGAATCCCAGGATGGTGAGAATCAACATCAAGATCACAATGACATTGATGGTGGTGATATGGATTATGGAGATGGTGAAGCTGAGGATGAACATAATGATCCAGAATTGGAAAATATTATGTACTCCGAGGAGGGAATGCAACAAGAACATCATGCTGAGCATGAAATTAATGGCCACGATAATGGTGAAACAGAAACAAGAGAAGATCACTCAGAAGAATTGAATCAACATCAAGATCAGGATCGCGAAGCGGAAGATACTCCCCAAACACATGAGCAAGAAAATCTACCACAACAACTACAACTTCATGATGAACAATCCCTATCAGGGGCTtccgatgatgatgacgatgaagacgatgatgatgatgatgaagatgatAGTACTTCTTCCGATTCGTCCAATGACAATGAAGAGGTTGACAATGGCCCTACATTGATGAATGGCAATGACGATCTAAATGCCCTACAAATGCCCCAATTAACTGATGAAGAAGACGATGATGAATaattttagaatttaatttaattttttgtttaacattCCATCACAATTCTACACTACAGTTCCAAAACAACAACGCACTCTAAACATTCCCACAAACGGAGAACTCAGATAAAAGCTTTAAAAGCCTTTATACGAAGAAAACTCGCTTTAAGGTATAGTCCCGTCTATACCTTTTCAACATAGaagactttatttttaaaaatttatttatttgtaagtCCTTAGTTTCcttatctatttttattttctatttataaaaaaaaaacaaaaactaacttATAATCTATATTCATGTATAAGCATTACCATATATGTAGATATAGCAGAGTATAAAGTTTAAATTAACCCTAAAAAGGGACTTTTACAAGTTCCACCACATCAAAAACTAATTATtgtattatttctttttaaatctaaagaaattaaatacggAAAAGACTAAACTTATGATTTGAAGTTTTTATGAAAgtgtttcatttgaaaatagaTTTTGTTATATGTCATGGTTAATAATTTAgggttctggggccatatttgggacatatcgGAAGATAGGTatgtataggagctatatccaaatttgatccgatattttgtttataatgataattaaaaggtagatttttaaaaaattttaaaacgtagcttttac contains these protein-coding regions:
- the mrt gene encoding martik, which translates into the protein MLLPQQHSNVNLISIIESNNSGLEVKPIFKKMPQHNPINKLLSTAATGNGVIGDVDALLTPIAKQDLLNPNGSNSFKERNERNLWRNDEVMEMLFIMQQINALDKLNDKTVKSENVFKDVEIIMHKNGFVKKSHVQIWTKWKFLKSTYMTSRRNGVIPRMIPQEIYNILHQMISNYYQGLNESGNSTTGSMDGDSSSHAAVTGNMSTSGREDTDNNSTAVAKLELSDSKLPLEVQMSLVKNEPSDTGYDAIENKVEVSNKQIPNEMLEKSTPINKQSNVQGKQPKKTLEIPYRGRGRPPKNLSMVSSTPNGRQPSPATTRLSVQMPPLRVAPFASKTANTTNALAASRPPPPLTMPPTSRPIRIANLSALNDPLMKNCAAAKFSQPKLMPKPTAPPQQQQQQQVNVNTSHSMRLPKDVQSNRQSSTPSPSYPKLKQVPMRKTPYSLRPDRVIPDLDESFSPPNTPNRYEDVPSTSGHMFLQENGNIYQNGINRKRRLDWPPPPPNQGVPTKLRKIPSDYVGDPTPPPMATKHTHKSDIGYGKLLQSVIVDFSTTLRKVQTQMMKEFFNKQQELMQREHEFQMQQDRLIMETFQIQTFEIMRSVKELVENVTVQRREEENKEANMEGTPQGYHKDRRESQDGENQHQDHNDIDGGDMDYGDGEAEDEHNDPELENIMYSEEGMQQEHHAEHEINGHDNGETETREDHSEELNQHQDQDREAEDTPQTHEQENLPQQLQLHDEQSLSGASDDDDDEDDDDDDEDDSTSSDSSNDNEEVDNGPTLMNGNDDLNALQMPQLTDEEDDDE